A single region of the Methanothermobacter sp. K4 genome encodes:
- a CDS encoding metal-dependent hydrolase, with amino-acid sequence MRFRTHITAAVALFLMVNLLHPVNSLINGALLAGLGSVLPDILDFLAGRHRGIGHTLLILPPLLLLSLGSPGIGVPLLVGVSSHLALDLFTVRGCPLLYPLNDTPYHCLRRKRRIRTGTAGEWAILSFLLVIVSVLSLVSVGALDGFNETDTERCTVNDTVISVSVDVDADRDVNVTRVTQNGSESVHVDFKDD; translated from the coding sequence TTGAGGTTCAGGACGCACATCACAGCTGCAGTGGCACTCTTCCTCATGGTGAACCTCCTCCACCCTGTAAATTCCCTCATCAACGGGGCCCTCCTCGCCGGACTGGGATCAGTGCTCCCTGACATCCTCGACTTCCTTGCCGGGAGGCACAGGGGCATCGGACACACACTTCTAATTCTACCACCCCTTCTGCTTCTATCACTGGGGAGTCCAGGGATCGGGGTGCCCCTACTTGTCGGGGTGTCATCCCACCTGGCCCTGGACCTCTTCACGGTCCGCGGATGCCCCCTACTATACCCTCTCAATGACACACCCTACCACTGCCTCCGCAGGAAGAGGAGGATAAGGACGGGGACAGCCGGCGAGTGGGCCATCCTCTCATTCCTCCTGGTCATTGTCTCGGTACTCTCCCTTGTATCGGTGGGTGCCCTGGACGGGTTCAATGAAACCGATACTGAAAGGTGCACCGTGAATGATACGGTGATCAGTGTCAGTGTAGACGTGGATGCTGACAGGGACGTTAACGTTACAAGGGTCACTCAGAACGGCTCTGAGAGCGTCCATGTTGATTTCAAGGACGATTGA
- a CDS encoding oligosaccharide flippase family protein — translation MIRRILENSEYRRVLDNIVSLTGIQMVQYLLPLVTFPYLTRILGPEKFGKVAFAVAFITYFQLLTDYGFNLSATREISINREDPRKVSCIYSSVMVTKTILMCITFVLMVTVVLSFGRFRSDLLLYLFTYGLVLGNLLFPVWFFQGVERMRYISILRIVSSLIYTALIFIIVRSPADYLYVPLITSAGYIAVGIYSQRIVKREFEVEFRLPGINDIMGQLREGWHLFISTLAISLYTTSNRFILGLLTGPAVVGYYAVAEDITRALQGLVSPVSQAIYPYFAKVHSEDRERARGELKKMLLVMGALTFIVSLVIALLAPLIVGILAGPRYADSVHLLQILVFIIFAVGVNNILGIQGLVSFGYKEKFTWIVLLAGVLHLGLLVGLVFLMGSAGAAIAVVLTEIVIGVIEYIILRRMGIL, via the coding sequence ATGATCCGGCGAATACTCGAGAACAGTGAATACAGGAGGGTGCTGGACAATATAGTGTCTCTCACCGGGATACAGATGGTGCAGTACCTCCTGCCCCTTGTAACATTCCCCTACCTCACCAGGATCCTGGGTCCTGAGAAGTTCGGGAAGGTGGCCTTTGCAGTGGCATTCATAACCTACTTCCAGCTCCTCACAGACTACGGCTTCAACCTCTCAGCAACAAGGGAGATCTCCATAAACCGTGAGGATCCCCGTAAGGTGTCGTGCATATACAGCTCGGTGATGGTAACCAAGACCATACTGATGTGCATCACATTCGTCCTCATGGTCACTGTGGTCCTCTCATTTGGGAGGTTCAGATCAGACCTCCTCCTCTACCTCTTCACCTATGGCCTCGTCCTGGGGAACCTCCTCTTCCCGGTCTGGTTCTTCCAGGGCGTTGAGAGGATGCGCTACATAAGCATACTCCGGATTGTGAGTTCCCTGATCTACACTGCCCTCATATTCATCATCGTGAGATCACCAGCAGATTACCTCTACGTTCCACTCATAACATCCGCAGGTTACATTGCGGTTGGTATATACAGCCAGAGGATAGTTAAGAGGGAGTTCGAGGTTGAATTCAGGTTACCCGGGATAAATGATATAATGGGGCAGCTCAGGGAGGGCTGGCACCTCTTCATATCCACACTTGCAATCAGCCTCTACACCACATCCAACAGGTTCATACTGGGACTACTCACGGGACCTGCTGTTGTGGGTTACTATGCGGTGGCCGAGGATATCACGAGGGCCCTTCAGGGTCTTGTTTCACCCGTAAGCCAGGCCATATACCCCTACTTTGCAAAGGTCCACAGTGAGGATAGGGAACGTGCCCGTGGAGAACTCAAAAAGATGCTCCTGGTAATGGGGGCTCTGACCTTCATTGTATCCCTGGTAATCGCATTACTCGCCCCCCTGATAGTCGGTATCCTTGCGGGTCCACGGTATGCTGATAGTGTGCACCTCCTCCAGATACTCGTCTTCATAATATTCGCGGTGGGGGTCAACAATATCCTGGGTATCCAGGGCCTTGTCTCATTCGGCTACAAGGAGAAGTTCACCTGGATAGTCCTGCTTGCAGGGGTGCTTCACCTGGGTCTTCTCGTGGGCCTTGTCTTTCTCATGGGATCAGCCGGGGCCGCCATCGCAGTTGTACTCACAGAAATTGTTATCGGGGTGATTGAATATATTATTCTGAGGAGGATGGGTATCCTATGA
- a CDS encoding pyruvate formate lyase family protein, with protein sequence MKEHVINVIRGTPLFPYIRAYYTVYKRTGLSSLLKTRIIGGSGDILERRTQQLEDLCRRARINPPEGRFLYSIDTTLHVMEYPGYRRLGNLTPDYGFLLENGVDGIERMVNEKLIENPTGYARVLMRTLRAIRGYLERCRVEVDVDVTSRAPETLEDAIQLLLTCNSLLWMYGHPLIGLGMLDRTLEGYPSSEDTHSIIGDLIRALSLYPEFKSNTLPGDTGQVIVLGGECNDLTRTFLEVMMELGLPDPKVVLRVDRNTPEDVWELALGCIERGLGYPLLANDEVIVDALREYYGDDAENYGTSACWEPLIPGRSMDQNNLANLNLLIPLEEALRSGCESFDELLEAYRSALRVYVEGVIREIEALEFEPSPPLSLLFPECIERCRDIAHGGAAYSYNGVLSVGMGNLVNSLINIKRLCFDEKRMTLDDVIDVLDDNFRSSGALRSELENHGPVYGMDEPLVVDLTNRIIDMIHGELHGRYKFGLSSPSYIWEGEETGASFDGRRAGEPLGVHISPVKLLEGMSYTGILNFASSLDYSKACNGGVVDMMIDRNFLERIRGEFTGLLRTGLMKGVMQLQVNVLDPQVILEAARDPELHPDLIVRVWGFSAYFRDLPEEYRELIVRRALEYSEHGGWHG encoded by the coding sequence ATGAAGGAGCACGTTATAAATGTTATTAGGGGGACGCCGCTCTTCCCCTACATCAGAGCATACTATACAGTCTACAAGAGAACAGGTCTCAGCTCCCTCCTGAAAACCAGGATCATAGGGGGGAGTGGTGATATCCTTGAGAGGAGAACCCAGCAGTTGGAGGATTTATGCAGAAGGGCCCGGATAAACCCCCCTGAGGGGAGATTCCTCTACAGCATAGATACGACTCTGCATGTCATGGAGTACCCTGGTTACAGGCGGCTCGGGAACCTCACCCCCGACTATGGCTTCCTGCTTGAAAATGGGGTTGATGGAATCGAAAGGATGGTGAATGAAAAATTAATTGAGAACCCCACAGGATATGCCAGGGTACTCATGAGAACCCTCAGGGCAATTAGAGGCTACCTTGAAAGGTGCAGGGTTGAAGTTGACGTGGATGTGACATCCAGGGCCCCTGAAACCCTTGAGGATGCCATCCAGTTACTTTTAACCTGTAACTCCCTCCTCTGGATGTACGGCCACCCCCTGATTGGTCTTGGCATGCTTGACAGGACACTTGAGGGCTACCCATCCAGTGAGGACACCCACAGCATCATCGGTGACCTCATAAGGGCACTTTCACTTTACCCGGAATTCAAGAGCAACACCCTGCCCGGGGATACAGGGCAGGTCATAGTCCTTGGGGGTGAGTGCAATGACCTCACCCGGACCTTCCTGGAGGTCATGATGGAACTGGGCCTCCCAGACCCTAAGGTTGTGCTCCGGGTGGACAGAAATACACCTGAGGATGTATGGGAACTTGCACTTGGCTGTATTGAAAGGGGACTCGGTTATCCACTACTCGCAAATGATGAGGTTATTGTGGATGCCCTCAGAGAGTACTACGGTGATGATGCAGAGAACTATGGGACCTCAGCATGCTGGGAGCCCCTCATCCCTGGCAGATCCATGGATCAGAACAACCTTGCAAACCTGAACCTCCTCATACCCCTGGAGGAAGCCCTCAGATCTGGATGTGAGAGCTTCGATGAACTGCTTGAGGCCTACCGTTCTGCCCTCAGGGTGTACGTGGAGGGTGTTATCAGGGAGATTGAGGCACTGGAATTTGAGCCATCCCCTCCACTCTCACTCCTATTCCCTGAATGCATTGAAAGGTGCAGGGATATAGCCCATGGGGGTGCTGCCTACAGTTACAATGGTGTTCTGAGTGTGGGTATGGGGAACCTTGTCAACTCACTCATCAACATTAAGAGGCTCTGTTTTGATGAAAAAAGGATGACCCTTGATGACGTAATTGATGTGCTCGATGACAACTTCCGCTCCAGTGGGGCGCTCCGATCTGAACTGGAAAACCATGGACCTGTATACGGGATGGACGAACCCCTGGTGGTGGATCTGACAAACCGGATCATTGATATGATCCATGGTGAACTCCATGGAAGGTACAAGTTTGGACTCAGCTCCCCCTCATACATCTGGGAGGGGGAGGAGACAGGGGCCTCCTTTGATGGCAGGCGCGCCGGGGAGCCCCTGGGTGTCCACATATCCCCTGTGAAGCTCCTGGAGGGGATGTCCTATACCGGGATACTCAACTTCGCCTCCAGCCTTGACTACAGTAAGGCCTGCAATGGTGGCGTGGTGGACATGATGATCGACAGGAACTTCCTTGAACGTATAAGGGGCGAGTTCACCGGGCTCCTGAGGACAGGGCTGATGAAGGGTGTCATGCAGCTTCAGGTGAACGTCCTTGACCCCCAGGTGATCCTGGAGGCTGCGAGGGACCCTGAACTTCACCCTGACCTCATAGTGAGGGTCTGGGGATTCAGCGCCTACTTCAGGGACCTCCCTGAGGAGTACCGTGAACTCATAGTGAGGAGGGCCCTTGAATACTCAGAGCATGGGGGTTGGCATGGCTAG
- the glf gene encoding UDP-galactopyranose mutase has translation MFDYIIVGAGLAGSVMAERIASELDEKVLVIEERNHIAGNCYDERDENGILVHRYGPHIFHTDHEDVFRYLSRFTEWREYQHRVLGFIDGVKVPLPFNFNSMEKLFPPSLFHRIQEKLLERYKYGSRVPILELSGDDDPDVRFLADYVYRKVFLHYTMKQWGLRPEEIDPAVTERVPVVLSRDDRYFHDKYQAVPREGYTQMIRRMLNHRNIKLLLNTKHSEVLELRDDGFNFMGREFPGRVIFTGKIDELFNYTFGRLPYRSLDLHFERLDMEWFQEAATVNYPNDYDFTRITEFKHLHPVKTDRTVTLREYPCSHDERNDPYYPVFTEESQKMYREYRGLAEDIGDLTLLGRLAEYRYYDMDDVVKRALDVFEGEVR, from the coding sequence ATGTTCGATTATATCATAGTGGGGGCAGGTCTTGCCGGTTCTGTTATGGCTGAGAGGATAGCCAGTGAACTCGATGAGAAGGTCCTGGTGATTGAGGAGAGAAACCACATCGCGGGTAACTGCTACGATGAAAGGGATGAGAACGGCATACTCGTCCACCGCTACGGCCCCCACATATTCCACACGGACCATGAGGACGTCTTCAGGTACCTCTCACGGTTCACAGAGTGGAGGGAGTACCAGCACCGTGTCCTTGGGTTCATCGACGGGGTGAAGGTTCCCCTGCCCTTCAACTTCAACAGCATGGAGAAGCTCTTCCCCCCCAGCCTCTTTCACCGTATTCAGGAGAAGCTCCTTGAACGCTACAAGTATGGATCAAGGGTCCCCATACTTGAACTTTCAGGGGATGATGACCCCGACGTGAGGTTCCTGGCGGACTACGTCTACAGGAAGGTATTCCTCCACTACACCATGAAGCAGTGGGGTTTAAGGCCAGAGGAGATCGACCCGGCAGTCACAGAGAGGGTCCCGGTGGTCCTATCCAGGGATGACAGGTACTTCCATGATAAGTACCAGGCTGTGCCCCGGGAGGGCTACACGCAGATGATAAGGAGGATGCTCAATCACAGGAACATAAAGCTCCTCTTAAATACGAAGCACAGTGAGGTCCTGGAGTTGAGGGATGATGGGTTCAACTTCATGGGGAGGGAGTTCCCTGGGAGGGTTATATTCACAGGTAAGATAGATGAACTCTTCAATTACACCTTTGGGAGGCTACCATACCGTTCACTTGACCTACACTTTGAGAGGCTGGATATGGAGTGGTTCCAGGAGGCTGCAACCGTGAACTACCCCAATGATTATGATTTTACAAGGATAACCGAATTCAAACACCTCCACCCCGTGAAAACCGATAGGACAGTTACACTCAGGGAGTACCCCTGCAGCCATGATGAAAGAAACGATCCCTACTACCCGGTATTCACAGAGGAATCCCAGAAGATGTACAGGGAGTACAGGGGACTTGCAGAGGATATCGGGGACCTCACACTCCTTGGTAGGCTTGCAGAGTACCGCTACTATGATATGGATGATGTGGTGAAGAGGGCACTTGATGTATTTGAAGGGGAGGTGAGGTGA
- a CDS encoding glycyl-radical enzyme activating protein yields MARLRVTGVQCFSVHDGPGIRTTVFLKGCSLRCPWCCNPENIKPEREVYFRASRCTGCLECLKGCEFLERPEDIFRYPEHLECAENCPSGAMGVYGDDLSSEELADLIMRDLDYYEATGGGVTFSGGEPLLQADGILALLEKLGGVHAAVETSLHAPPENLGVLLDRVDLFIVDVKILTGDAAIIGGDRGLFQRNFRMLSGCDVILRFPAVKPYTFNRENIDKLIDFMRDNSIDEIEVLGVHRLAKEKYRSLNLEMGEFEAPDDAEIGDLRSLLENESIKMVYMKI; encoded by the coding sequence ATGGCTAGGCTGAGGGTGACAGGTGTTCAGTGTTTCAGTGTCCATGATGGACCCGGGATAAGGACCACGGTATTCCTGAAGGGCTGCAGCCTGAGGTGTCCCTGGTGCTGCAACCCCGAAAACATAAAACCCGAAAGGGAGGTCTACTTCAGGGCCTCGAGGTGCACAGGGTGCCTGGAATGTTTAAAGGGGTGTGAATTCCTTGAAAGACCCGAGGACATATTCAGGTACCCTGAACATCTGGAGTGCGCCGAGAACTGTCCATCAGGTGCCATGGGTGTCTATGGTGATGATCTATCATCGGAGGAACTTGCAGATCTCATCATGAGGGACCTTGACTACTATGAGGCGACGGGGGGTGGTGTGACCTTCTCGGGGGGTGAGCCACTCCTGCAGGCAGATGGTATCCTTGCGTTGCTTGAGAAACTTGGGGGTGTCCACGCGGCGGTTGAAACATCCCTCCATGCTCCACCTGAGAATCTGGGGGTTCTCCTGGACAGGGTGGACCTCTTCATCGTTGACGTCAAGATACTCACAGGGGACGCCGCCATTATAGGCGGGGATAGAGGGCTCTTCCAGAGGAACTTCAGGATGCTCTCAGGGTGTGATGTCATCCTCCGGTTTCCTGCTGTTAAACCATACACATTTAACCGGGAAAACATAGATAAGTTGATTGATTTCATGAGGGATAACAGTATAGATGAGATAGAGGTGCTCGGTGTCCATAGACTCGCCAAAGAAAAGTACAGAAGCCTCAACCTTGAAATGGGAGAGTTTGAGGCCCCAGATGATGCCGAGATAGGTGATTTGAGGAGTCTACTGGAAAATGAATCCATAAAAATGGTTTACATGAAGATCTGA
- a CDS encoding glycosyltransferase family 2 protein, with the protein MTSRDAVDDVRVAAVVVTYNRKELLMECLEALLRQTRPLQAIYIIDNASTDGTPELLHREGYTPSLEGGTVTRKNLHNQEEIRITHIRLPENTGGAGGFHEGVKRAYHDGYDWIWLMDDDAEPLPDSLKILLPYISKKVSALCSAVVKINGEIDLNQRGNNNTKFPSKYFPVPKDKYRSKCVRIDVATFVGILINSKKISEVGFPRKEFFIHQDDTEYSLRLRKVGDILLVPSSIFIHKESGRKTVKRKIFNKKSERTPYENFWIRYYGIRNSLIVSRTYSSGFNFYFEYLKMLILICLGILIFDDRKLKRIELIITAFLDGLKENFDNEKAKKMLYADK; encoded by the coding sequence ATGACCTCCAGGGATGCTGTTGATGATGTGAGGGTGGCTGCAGTTGTGGTGACCTATAACCGGAAGGAATTACTCATGGAATGTCTGGAGGCCCTCCTGAGGCAGACAAGACCCCTCCAGGCGATATACATCATAGACAATGCCTCCACCGATGGCACGCCTGAACTCCTCCACAGAGAAGGATACACCCCCAGCCTGGAGGGAGGAACAGTAACCCGAAAAAACCTCCACAATCAGGAGGAAATCAGGATCACCCACATAAGACTACCAGAAAACACCGGCGGAGCAGGAGGATTCCACGAGGGAGTTAAAAGAGCCTACCATGACGGATACGACTGGATCTGGCTAATGGACGACGATGCAGAACCACTACCAGATAGCCTTAAAATTTTGCTTCCTTATATTTCTAAAAAGGTTTCAGCTCTCTGTTCTGCGGTTGTAAAAATAAATGGAGAGATCGACCTGAATCAAAGAGGAAATAATAACACAAAATTTCCATCAAAGTACTTCCCTGTTCCAAAAGATAAATACCGCTCTAAATGCGTTAGAATAGATGTGGCTACATTTGTGGGTATTTTAATAAACTCTAAGAAGATTTCTGAAGTTGGTTTTCCCCGCAAGGAGTTCTTTATCCATCAGGACGACACGGAATATTCATTAAGACTTAGAAAGGTTGGAGACATTTTACTGGTTCCTTCTAGCATTTTCATTCATAAAGAATCCGGCCGTAAAACCGTGAAAAGAAAAATTTTTAATAAGAAATCCGAACGTACACCTTACGAAAATTTTTGGATTAGATACTATGGAATTCGCAACTCATTAATAGTATCAAGAACGTATTCATCCGGTTTTAATTTTTATTTTGAATACCTGAAGATGTTGATACTTATATGTCTTGGAATTCTGATTTTTGACGACAGAAAGTTAAAAAGAATAGAATTAATTATTACTGCATTTTTGGATGGTCTTAAAGAAAATTTTGACAATGAAAAAGCAAAAAAGATGCTTTATGCTGACAAATAA